The following coding sequences lie in one Haematobia irritans isolate KBUSLIRL chromosome 3, ASM5000362v1, whole genome shotgun sequence genomic window:
- the LOC142231274 gene encoding uncharacterized protein LOC142231274 gives MPFSRIGNTCSEQRALKGDLQLFFHDIVILADDIATLQSMIKKLEEYCDMWSLEVNREKSEVVIFRNGGPIRSEEKWTYKGTQLNIVNEFKYLGVLLTSRMIFKNHVNNRANQSKIAINTTWKDFLSKKDIALSAKWNIYNAVCRSILSYAAQVWGFGFADEVNSVQRFFLKKILRLPSHTPNYALALETNVEETSLYTLKLHIQYIGKVMLSYNANRLPKQLTRILIERNSFWVKELKAHANKINLTWPQIILSQEQWNCFSNELLYRTKIHNLSTHIQRKQASERRIYKYLDHMRSQYYIMDSTPIEMVSSIFRARAGVLNLNSNIFGANEERRQWSLCNLHEEETIEHFIGQCPVFRENRLAIFKKNDLSLNEVIEVLDGRDINHWKNLVKYISYCLRYRNFLINEFN, from the exons ATGCCTTTTTCCCGCATTGGAAACACTTGCAGTGAACAAAGGGCTCTCAAGGgtgatttgcagttatttttcc ATGATATCGTCATTCTAGCTGATGATATAGCAACACTACAGAGCATGATTAAGAAACTAGAGGAATACTGTGATATGTGGAGCTTAGAAGTCAATAGAGAAAAATCAGAAGTGGTTATCTTTCGAAATGGAGGTCCCATAAGAAGCGAAGAAAAGTGGACATATAAAGGAACACAACTGAATATAGTCAACGAGTTCAAGTATTTAGGAGTATTATTAACGTCAAggatgatttttaaaaatcatgtcaATAATAGAgcaaatcaatcaaaaattgcAATAAACACAACATGGAAAGATTTCCTCAGTAAAAAAGACATAGCCCTTAGTGCAAAATGGAATATCTACAATGCTGTTTGCAGATCGATTTTATCGTATGCAGCGCAAGTTTGGGGCTTTGGATTTGCGGATGAAGTGAATTCTGTACAAAGATTCttcctcaaaaaaatattacGGCTACCCAGTCATACACCAAATTATGCACTTGCACTGGAGACTAATGTAGAGGAAACAAGTTTATATACCCTGAAATTGCACATCCAATATATAGGAAAAGTAATGTTAAGCTACAATGCAAACCGTTTGCCTAAACAATTAAcaagaattttaattgaaaggaATAGTTTTTGGGTTAAAGAATTAAAAGCTCACGCTAATAAAATAAACTTAACCTGGCCACAGATAATTTTATCGCAAGAACAATGGAACTGCTTCAGTAATGAATTGTTATATAGGACAAAAATACACAACTTGTCAACACACATTCAGCGAAAGCAGGCAAGTGAAAGACGAATATACAAATATCTTGATCACATGAGATCACAATACTATATTATGGACTCAACCCCAATCGAAATGGTATCATCTATATTTCGAGCTCGAGCCGGTGTGTTAAATCTAAATAGCAACATATTTGGAGCTAATGAGGAAAGAAGACAATGGAGTCTCTGCAATCTACATGAAGAAGAAACTATTGAACATTTCATCGGGCAATGCCCTGTATTTCGAGAAAATAGGTTGGCGATATTTAAAAAGAATGATCTAAGCTTAAATGAAGTAATTGAAGTATTAGACGGCCGAGATATAAATCACTggaaaaatcttgtaaaatacaTAAGTTACTGTTTACGATATAGAAACTttcttataaatgaattcaattga
- the LOC142229414 gene encoding uncharacterized protein LOC142229414: protein MACSSKKGLCLQHHSVIKRCDCSNSLQHNTLRDHGIGDFTTCTPRAMKCTKSGHKIYLPMDNYKKDVCPKHIHQSPQGCNTQETEYEKSSLAESMIGDTSIETEDECNAMEEYTPNNPFTEAAEDDSSSNENQTPVNQSKSSELVTVYKNALSSEGNILKKSISNSNCLENEILSDSNTALLNGNSHNNGRRIIYFEMQEEQAEEMFQLPFNDQQSKHTTAKRENQRRLTHLKKYKQTDDSTHAKENISETLLSKNQLHTITHGSEIFHSTINCPSCGSLLIYAPKISITPPQFHDSNLKRQNSKLLVKTMDRKICYGLRFVFNAITFLIIFFTISTTFYKIDIYSYIQRLMISTWHPEEKTFREKFFQFWKNLYEYIF, encoded by the exons ATGGCTTGCTCATCCAA aaaagGTCTTTGTTTGCAACATCACTCGGTTATAAAACGATGCGATTGCTCAAATTCTTTACAACACAATACTCTTCGAGATCATGGTATAGGCGATTT cacAACTTGTACTCCTCGTGCAATGAAGTGTACAAAATCTGGTCATAAAATCTATTTACCTATGGATAATTATAAGAAAGATGTTTGTCCTAAGCACATCCATCAATCTCCCCAAGGCTGTAACACACAGGAGACTGAGTATGAAAAATCATCTTTGGCGGAGTCTATGATTGGAGATAC ATCAATCGAAACAGAAGATGAATGTAATGCAATGGAAGAGTACACTCCAAATAATCCTTTTACGGAGGCAGCCGAAGATGACTCTAGCTCAAATGAAAATCAAACTCCAGTTAATCAATCGAAATCTTCGGAATTGGT AACTGTATACAAAAATGCTTTGTCATCGgaaggaaatattttaaaaaaatctatttctaattCCAACTGTTTGGAAAATGAGAT ACTTTCTGACTCGAATACCGCTTTATTGAATGGCAATTCGCATAATAATGGAAGACGGATAATCTATTTCGAAATGCAAGAAGAGCAAGCTGAAGAAATGTTTCAACTTCCTTTCAATGATCAGCAAAGCAAACATACAACAGCAAAGAGAGAAAATCAAAGACGACTTACACATCTTAAGAAGTACAAG CAAACTGATGATTCGACTCATGCAAAGGAAAATATTTCGGAAACTCTTTTATCGAAAAACCAACTTCATACTATTACACATGGTTCTGAAATATTTCACTCCACAATAAATTGTCCATCATGTGGTAGTTTATTGATTTATGCACCAAAAATTTCGATTACCCCACCACAATTTCATGACAGCAATTTGAAGAGACAAAATTCTAAATTACTAGTGAAGACCATGGATAGGAAAATCTGCTACG GGCTTCGTTTCGTATTCAACGCCATAACATTTCtcataatattttttacaatttcaacaacattttataaaattgataTATACTCATATATACAAAGACTTATGATCAGTACCTGGCATCCAGAAGAGAAGACCTTTCGCGAAAAATTTTTCCAGTTTTGGAAGAatttatatgaatatattttttaa